A section of the Acidobacteriota bacterium genome encodes:
- a CDS encoding DUF4384 domain-containing protein — protein MKNQFKTSILLLIIAGLISLPVFGQGGKKFKADGVNTRGIKIRQDVTDNKVDGLTVSIYQVQNVADQNPRLVDPRDVFKEGDRIRISLTSNFDGFVYVVNIDPSGKKYLSYPSQDAQNNYNEVKAGQPLFIPPQNTLDFDNVKGTEVLQIIVSKERIAYYEEGYKMWKSGEIPNTKEAAAKELAGNFSSRGGVVKSENVSIPRPLGGKILARKIDLAPPDKNNKDAVVAIPQDTKNNGKMNDQPVAFEIRLQHN, from the coding sequence ATGAAAAATCAATTTAAAACATCTATTCTTTTGCTGATAATCGCCGGACTCATCAGTCTTCCGGTTTTTGGACAAGGTGGGAAAAAATTTAAAGCCGATGGCGTAAACACTCGCGGCATTAAAATTCGTCAGGATGTCACGGATAATAAAGTTGATGGGCTGACCGTCAGTATTTACCAGGTTCAAAACGTAGCCGACCAAAACCCGCGTCTGGTTGACCCCAGAGATGTGTTTAAAGAAGGCGATAGAATCCGCATTTCTTTAACCAGCAATTTCGATGGGTTTGTTTATGTCGTCAATATCGACCCCAGCGGGAAAAAATATCTCTCCTATCCCAGTCAGGATGCGCAGAACAACTACAACGAAGTGAAAGCCGGACAACCGTTGTTTATTCCGCCGCAAAACACGCTGGATTTCGACAATGTGAAAGGCACGGAAGTTTTGCAGATCATCGTTTCCAAAGAGCGCATCGCTTATTACGAAGAAGGCTACAAAATGTGGAAAAGCGGCGAAATTCCCAACACCAAAGAAGCCGCCGCGAAAGAGTTAGCCGGTAATTTCAGTTCGCGAGGTGGCGTAGTTAAATCGGAAAATGTGTCGATTCCGCGTCCGTTGGGCGGTAAAATCCTGGCGCGAAAAATCGATCTCGCGCCCCCCGACAAAAATAATAAAGATGCGGTGGTCGCGATTCCGCAGGACACCAAAAACAATGGCAAAATGAACGACCAACCCGTTGCCTTTGAGATTCGTTTGCAACATAACTAG
- a CDS encoding DUF4384 domain-containing protein codes for MKKKAQIYLSVLSAIILAAIQVPVAGAQGKGSANVWSDPVVKVKPKATPKPTPKPGKPKPRPPRPKVQLKPLLTLEFKIVKRGEDGTPLEVNPYSTFYTGDWIQIKVKPNQEGYLYILSNNEGLDQEMIFPDSRINNGQNFVKKNQEYTIPLYCDSRFKFDDGTCWLKVQAPAGKETFFLVFSRDAVSEIPKIASENRGLISQAVIQRMVMESKQNLGETSRPGISRQQGGGAGGYAIWVTNYNKVDNDQMIAKISINHEDK; via the coding sequence ATGAAGAAAAAAGCTCAAATTTATCTGTCGGTTTTGAGCGCAATCATTTTGGCTGCAATCCAGGTGCCGGTTGCCGGCGCGCAAGGGAAAGGTTCGGCAAATGTCTGGTCTGACCCTGTGGTTAAGGTTAAGCCGAAGGCGACTCCGAAACCTACTCCTAAACCGGGAAAGCCAAAACCCAGACCCCCACGCCCGAAAGTGCAGTTGAAACCTCTGCTCACCCTGGAATTCAAAATCGTCAAACGCGGTGAAGACGGCACCCCTCTAGAAGTCAATCCCTATTCAACTTTTTACACGGGTGATTGGATTCAGATAAAAGTTAAACCGAATCAGGAAGGCTATCTTTATATTCTGTCCAATAATGAAGGACTCGATCAGGAAATGATTTTCCCGGATTCGCGCATCAACAATGGACAGAATTTCGTGAAGAAAAATCAGGAATACACCATCCCGCTGTATTGTGATTCGCGGTTCAAATTTGATGATGGAACCTGTTGGTTGAAAGTGCAGGCACCGGCTGGTAAAGAGACCTTCTTCCTGGTTTTCAGCCGCGATGCGGTTTCGGAAATTCCCAAAATTGCTTCGGAAAATCGCGGACTGATTTCGCAAGCGGTCATTCAGCGAATGGTAATGGAATCGAAACAGAATCTCGGAGAAACCAGTCGTCCGGGCATTTCCAGACAGCAGGGCGGCGGCGCAGGCGGCTATGCCATCTGGGTGACCAATTACAACAAAGTCGATAATGACCAGATGATTGCTAAAATTTCTATTAATCACGAGGACAAGTAA
- a CDS encoding SUMF1/EgtB/PvdO family nonheme iron enzyme, with protein sequence MKRDITAWWYPTDVRHRADKPDDDATIPMQAMRGGARGNQPAQPNAPQYPQYPPQAYPQQPYGNAPNAGYYPQPHPQPPTGQPPQQNLPPQQPVTANPQPPVRRGIPFWLLLSAGGVLGIILIAVALFLLQKNPGLTLIVRGAPEGSDVFITDARGEIRRGVPVEGDQYLVASLQPGLHKVVVKCAGFGDFQTSVDGADGQVIPVNVVMSKGECTLPKEITFKGHQMVLVCAGEFTMGSDTGESDEKPAHPITLPDYYIDKFEVSNQKYKEFCDATGSPTPTPFQFYKDLFEKNPTFPVIGISWMDARKYTEWRGMRLPTEEEWEKAASWDPQSKTKRIFPWGNASDPTRGKFASKSLVTVDSFSNGISPYGAYNMAGNAAEWVESSYKPYPGSPSAEGFDESNKLARGGSVADPIDKARSTYRAPHPPNDIPNEERKYFTALGFRCAVSANDPAVQEVIRSMGGK encoded by the coding sequence ATGAAACGTGATATTACTGCGTGGTGGTATCCGACCGATGTTCGTCACCGGGCTGATAAACCGGATGATGATGCGACGATTCCGATGCAGGCAATGCGCGGCGGCGCAAGAGGGAATCAACCTGCGCAACCCAACGCGCCACAGTATCCACAATATCCGCCACAGGCTTATCCGCAACAACCTTATGGCAATGCGCCAAACGCCGGTTATTACCCGCAACCGCATCCTCAGCCGCCGACCGGTCAACCGCCGCAGCAAAACCTGCCGCCACAACAACCTGTTACCGCAAACCCACAACCTCCGGTTCGTCGCGGAATTCCGTTCTGGCTGCTGCTGAGCGCCGGAGGCGTGCTGGGCATCATCCTGATTGCTGTGGCGCTTTTTCTCTTGCAGAAAAATCCCGGACTCACCTTGATTGTTCGCGGCGCGCCCGAAGGCAGCGATGTGTTTATCACCGATGCGAGAGGCGAGATTCGTCGCGGCGTGCCGGTCGAAGGCGATCAATACCTGGTCGCTTCATTGCAACCGGGACTGCATAAAGTTGTGGTTAAATGCGCCGGGTTTGGTGATTTTCAAACTTCTGTTGATGGCGCAGACGGACAGGTGATTCCTGTCAATGTAGTGATGAGCAAAGGCGAATGCACACTGCCGAAAGAAATCACTTTCAAAGGGCATCAAATGGTTCTGGTCTGTGCAGGGGAATTTACGATGGGCAGTGACACCGGCGAAAGCGATGAAAAACCTGCGCACCCAATCACTCTGCCGGATTATTACATCGATAAATTTGAAGTGAGCAACCAGAAGTACAAAGAATTTTGCGATGCGACGGGCAGCCCTACGCCAACGCCTTTTCAATTTTATAAAGATTTATTTGAGAAAAACCCGACCTTTCCGGTGATCGGAATTTCATGGATGGATGCGCGAAAATATACCGAGTGGCGCGGGATGCGACTCCCGACCGAAGAGGAATGGGAGAAGGCTGCATCCTGGGACCCGCAAAGCAAAACCAAAAGAATTTTCCCGTGGGGAAATGCCAGCGACCCAACACGCGGAAAATTTGCATCCAAATCGCTGGTTACGGTTGATAGTTTTTCAAATGGCATCAGCCCTTACGGAGCTTATAATATGGCAGGCAATGCGGCTGAATGGGTTGAAAGCAGCTATAAGCCCTACCCCGGCAGTCCTTCAGCTGAAGGGTTTGATGAGAGTAATAAGTTAGCGCGAGGCGGCAGTGTGGCAGACCCGATTGATAAAGCCCGTTCAACTTACCGGGCACCGCATCCGCCAAATGATATTCCGAATGAAGAGCGAAAATATTTCACCGCCTTAGGTTTTCGCTGTGCGGTTTCTGCAAACGACCCGGCGGTTCAAGAAGTGATTCGGTCAATGGGCGGAAAGTAA
- a CDS encoding MmgE/PrpD family protein yields MSDKLKSNESKISRRTLLQTTGGALSAMMLNHSSFAGDLSIASQQVIVATLQETSQSVASVWADAIHNIRYADLAPEIIKRAKLCLLDCIGVMAHTATLKDSRTYLERPLAIGGAHEATVWGFNVKLPLETAAACNAFLIHGNEIDDSDFRSNYRPSCVSVAPPLTVAEFAHASGRDLILATAIAYTVNGLLAAKLDRLQGLGFMPSSVVGPGGAAAATAKLLKFDKEKTEWALTLGIASGGGLFQYYFDQTEEKKLHVARAVRTGIECALIAQKGWQGPAHIVEGAAGMMPSYLRGTGRKVDYQGLKNDIAKFDGAMFVVPKFSSCSASITPFIDALAPVYQREKIQAAEIEKFIIVNDWLADSSFVQKILHFEPPPTIVGAQLNMNFSISLFLNRGSASVDDFVDASLKDKAVLNLAARAGHETVAPGKEWETRLVMRDGRVIRAPFRRSIGERYEPEMLERRMEKFQMLTRKRLSPTAQKAVVRLVEQVDSFKDIAGWTQNIHRLFKKS; encoded by the coding sequence ATGAGCGATAAGCTAAAATCAAATGAATCGAAAATCTCGCGGCGCACTTTGTTGCAAACGACTGGCGGCGCTTTAAGCGCGATGATGTTAAATCATTCGTCGTTTGCCGGTGATTTATCAATCGCAAGTCAACAAGTCATTGTCGCAACGCTGCAAGAAACTTCGCAAAGTGTCGCCAGCGTGTGGGCTGACGCCATACATAACATTCGCTACGCAGACCTCGCGCCCGAAATTATCAAACGCGCGAAACTCTGTTTGCTGGATTGTATCGGCGTGATGGCGCACACCGCTACGCTTAAAGACAGCCGCACCTATCTTGAAAGACCTTTGGCAATCGGCGGCGCGCATGAAGCGACAGTCTGGGGATTCAACGTCAAATTGCCTCTGGAAACCGCCGCCGCCTGCAATGCATTTTTAATTCACGGCAATGAAATTGACGATAGCGATTTTCGCAGCAATTACCGACCGTCCTGTGTATCGGTTGCGCCGCCGCTCACGGTCGCTGAATTTGCTCACGCCTCCGGTCGTGATTTGATTTTAGCTACAGCCATCGCCTACACCGTGAACGGTTTGCTTGCCGCCAAGTTAGACCGCTTGCAGGGACTCGGCTTTATGCCATCATCGGTGGTCGGACCCGGCGGCGCTGCGGCAGCGACTGCGAAGCTTTTAAAATTCGATAAAGAGAAAACCGAATGGGCGTTGACGCTCGGCATCGCCAGCGGTGGCGGACTTTTTCAATATTACTTCGACCAGACCGAAGAGAAAAAATTGCATGTGGCGCGCGCCGTCCGCACCGGCATCGAATGCGCATTGATTGCGCAAAAAGGCTGGCAAGGTCCCGCGCACATTGTTGAAGGGGCGGCGGGAATGATGCCAAGTTATTTGCGCGGCACGGGGCGCAAAGTTGATTACCAGGGGTTGAAAAATGACATCGCCAAATTTGACGGCGCAATGTTCGTCGTTCCGAAATTCAGTTCCTGCTCAGCCTCCATCACGCCTTTCATCGACGCGCTTGCACCGGTTTACCAACGCGAAAAAATCCAAGCCGCTGAGATTGAAAAGTTCATCATCGTCAATGACTGGCTTGCGGATTCATCTTTTGTACAAAAGATTTTGCACTTTGAACCACCGCCAACCATCGTCGGCGCACAACTCAACATGAATTTTTCGATTTCTCTTTTTCTCAATCGCGGTTCGGCTTCGGTTGATGATTTCGTGGATGCGAGTTTAAAAGATAAGGCGGTTTTGAATTTAGCCGCGCGCGCCGGTCACGAAACTGTTGCTCCCGGCAAAGAGTGGGAAACGCGCCTGGTGATGCGCGACGGGCGGGTGATTCGCGCGCCGTTTCGCAGAAGCATTGGCGAACGCTATGAACCGGAAATGCTCGAACGCAGAATGGAAAAGTTTCAAATGCTCACCCGCAAACGCCTTTCACCAACGGCTCAAAAAGCCGTTGTGCGCTTAGTCGAACAGGTAGATTCCTTTAAAGACATTGCCGGTTGGACACAAAATATTCATCGACTGTTCAAAAAATCCTAA
- a CDS encoding HAMP domain-containing protein yields the protein MQPRKALAKSREKNRAAEEALLFSSPDITENENAELKLILQGLLAIKRGNFNFRLPDTWTGINGKIADTFNEVVEMNEVVAAELERVGRVVGKEGKITQRARFKLVGGSWTGMLDSINGLIDDLVRPTSEMTRVIGAVAKGDLSQSMTVEFDGRTLQGEFLRTSKIVNSMVEQLGSFSAEVTRVAREVGTEGKLGGQAQVKGLSGTWKDLTDSVNSMANNLTAQVRNIADVTIAVANGDLSKKITVDVRGEILQLKDTINTMVDQLRSFSSEVTRVAREVGTDGKLGGQAVVPGVAGVWKDLTDNVNFMASNLTAQVRNIAQVATAIASGDLSKKITVEVKGEILELKNTINTMVDQLNSFAAEVTRVAREVGTEGKLGGQAEVKGVAGTWKDLTDNVNFMASNLTAQVRNIAQVATAIAKGDLSKKITVDVKGEILQLKDTINTMVDQLNSFAGEVSRVAREVGTEGKLGGQAEVKGVAGTWKDLTDNVNSMANNLTAQVRNIAEVTTAVANGDLSKKITVDVRGEILQLKDTINTMVDQLNSFAGEVSRVAREVGTEGKLGGQAVVPGVSGTWKDLTDNVNFMAANLTGQVRNIAQVSTAIANGDLSKKITVDVKGEILELKNTINTMVDQLNSFAAEVTRVAREVGTEGKLGGQAEVPGVSGTWKDLT from the coding sequence ATGCAACCCAGAAAAGCGCTGGCAAAATCTCGCGAAAAAAATCGCGCTGCTGAAGAAGCTCTCCTCTTTAGTTCCCCGGATATTACAGAAAATGAAAACGCTGAACTGAAGCTCATCCTACAGGGGTTGTTAGCGATTAAGCGCGGCAATTTCAATTTTCGACTACCGGACACCTGGACAGGCATCAATGGCAAAATAGCTGACACCTTCAATGAAGTGGTTGAGATGAATGAAGTGGTCGCTGCGGAATTGGAACGTGTTGGTCGTGTCGTCGGCAAAGAAGGAAAAATCACCCAACGCGCCCGCTTCAAACTGGTTGGCGGGTCGTGGACTGGAATGCTCGATTCAATCAATGGATTGATTGATGACCTGGTGCGCCCGACCAGTGAAATGACCCGCGTCATCGGCGCAGTTGCCAAAGGCGACCTTTCGCAAAGTATGACCGTCGAGTTCGATGGCAGAACTTTGCAAGGCGAATTTTTGCGAACCAGTAAAATCGTCAACTCGATGGTTGAACAACTCGGTTCATTTTCTGCGGAAGTGACGCGCGTGGCACGCGAAGTCGGCACCGAAGGTAAACTCGGCGGTCAAGCGCAAGTAAAAGGCTTATCCGGCACCTGGAAAGATTTGACCGATAGTGTCAACTCGATGGCGAACAACTTAACCGCGCAGGTGCGCAACATCGCAGACGTAACCATCGCGGTAGCAAACGGCGACCTCTCGAAAAAAATCACCGTTGATGTGCGCGGCGAAATTCTACAACTGAAAGACACGATAAATACGATGGTCGATCAGTTGCGCTCGTTTTCATCTGAGGTGACGCGCGTTGCTCGTGAGGTCGGCACTGACGGTAAACTCGGCGGGCAGGCAGTCGTTCCCGGTGTCGCGGGCGTGTGGAAAGACCTCACGGACAACGTCAACTTCATGGCGTCCAACCTGACAGCTCAAGTCCGCAACATCGCGCAGGTCGCTACCGCTATCGCCAGTGGTGACCTCTCAAAGAAAATCACCGTCGAAGTCAAAGGCGAAATACTCGAACTCAAAAACACCATCAACACGATGGTTGACCAGTTGAACTCGTTTGCCGCCGAAGTCACCCGCGTCGCCCGCGAGGTCGGCACCGAAGGTAAACTTGGCGGACAAGCCGAAGTCAAAGGGGTTGCCGGTACGTGGAAAGATTTAACCGACAACGTCAACTTTATGGCATCGAACCTCACCGCGCAGGTGCGTAACATTGCACAGGTTGCAACCGCAATTGCAAAAGGCGACCTCTCAAAGAAAATCACCGTCGATGTGAAGGGCGAAATTCTGCAACTGAAAGACACGATTAACACGATGGTTGATCAATTGAATTCCTTCGCCGGTGAAGTCTCGCGTGTGGCGCGCGAGGTCGGCACCGAGGGCAAGCTTGGCGGACAAGCCGAAGTCAAAGGGGTTGCCGGTACGTGGAAAGACCTCACCGATAACGTCAACTCGATGGCGAATAATTTAACCGCGCAGGTTCGTAACATTGCCGAAGTGACGACGGCAGTGGCAAACGGTGACCTCTCGAAAAAAATCACTGTTGATGTGCGCGGTGAAATTCTGCAACTGAAAGACACGATAAATACGATGGTCGATCAATTGAATTCCTTCGCCGGTGAAGTCTCGCGTGTAGCCCGCGAGGTCGGCACCGAGGGCAAGCTCGGCGGGCAAGCAGTCGTGCCGGGGGTATCGGGAACCTGGAAAGATTTGACCGATAACGTCAACTTTATGGCGGCAAACCTGACCGGTCAGGTACGCAACATTGCTCAAGTATCAACTGCCATCGCCAATGGTGACTTATCAAAGAAAATCACCGTCGATGTCAAAGGTGAAATACTCGAACTCAAAAACACGATTAACACCATGGTTGACCAGTTGAACTCGTTTGCCGCCGAAGTCACCCGCGTCGCCCGCGAAGTCGGCACCGAAGGTAAACTTGGCGGACAAGCCGAAGTGCCCGGCGTTTCCGGCACCTGGAAAGATTTGACCG
- a CDS encoding response regulator, with translation FAAEVTRVAREVGTEGKLGGQAEVPGVSGTWKDLTDNVNSMAANLTDQVRGIAKIVTAVANGDLKQKLTVQAKGEIASLAETINNMIDTLATFADQVTGVAREVGVDGRLGGQAVVPGAAGTWRDLTDNVNQLAENLTTQVRAIAEVATAVTKGDLSRTIQVGARGEVEELKNNINEMIRNLKETTQTNAEQDWLKTNIAKFTRLLQGQRDLLEVSKLTLSELAPLVGAQHGIFYIIETDEEGEMVLKMKSSYGYRERRVISNSLRLGESLVGQAALEKQRILLTNVPADYVRINSGLGEASPLNVIILPVLFEGTPKAVIELAAFERFNATHQSFLEQLTEGLGIVINTIQASTRTEDLLKQSQSLAKELQSQQEILKKTNEELEDKARLLEEQKIEVEQKNQEVELAKSALEEKAEQLALTSKYKSEFLSNMSHELRTPLNSLLILAQQLAENPQGNLDDKQCEYARTIQNAGHDLLALINDILDLSKIESGTVTLDLHDLPFNEVQKQMERVFRHQFERKGLQYEIDLSNNLPKKMFTDAKRLQQILKNLLSNALKFTERGKVVLHIERATGGWSSDNRSLNEASEVIAFAVADTGIGIPQPKQKIVFEAFQQADGGTSRKYGGTGLGLAISRELAQLLGGEMVLQSEIGEGSTFTLYLPLRYTPQTAMQSNRRIQDFVNRVAESAPIQEMLSQVDLAFGELPDDREKIEPGDLVLLIVEDDYNYARILHQAAKQEGFKSIIAESGESALQFTEHYRPTAITLDINLPDMNGWVLLDRLKVNLNTRHIPVRVLSITALEKTHWAQGYAVLDQSDKPTSIEGVAEVIKQIKDYVQKPQKHLVIVGQDGDTHRDNLEISDSGDIQVSVASSLEDGIATLSKDNADCLLVDAGLPDKAALRLLESIVKQPMLRRIPVIMQGHPDLTKQEEKKLKRLMEQLTVKEVLSEERLFAETALFLHRSATNFSEAKRRLLFDLFSPNQMLAGKKILIVDDDIRNIFALTSLLETYNIEVLSTDNGKSAINILKQTPDISVILMDMMMPEYDGYQTMSEIRSLENYRQLPIIAITAKAMKGDRQKCIDAGASDYIAKPVNTDQLLSALRVWAYR, from the coding sequence CGTTTGCCGCCGAAGTCACCCGCGTCGCCCGCGAAGTCGGCACCGAAGGTAAACTTGGCGGACAAGCCGAAGTGCCCGGCGTTTCCGGCACCTGGAAAGATTTGACCGATAATGTCAACTCGATGGCTGCAAACCTTACAGACCAGGTGCGCGGTATCGCAAAAATCGTTACCGCTGTCGCAAACGGCGACTTGAAACAAAAACTCACAGTGCAAGCCAAAGGTGAAATCGCATCGCTTGCCGAAACCATCAACAACATGATTGATACGCTTGCGACCTTCGCTGATCAGGTGACTGGCGTAGCTCGCGAAGTCGGTGTTGATGGACGGTTGGGAGGTCAGGCAGTTGTGCCGGGCGCTGCCGGCACCTGGCGCGATTTAACCGATAACGTCAATCAGTTGGCGGAAAATTTGACCACACAGGTACGCGCTATCGCAGAGGTTGCGACCGCCGTTACCAAAGGCGACTTGAGCCGCACCATTCAAGTCGGCGCACGCGGCGAAGTCGAAGAACTCAAAAACAACATCAACGAAATGATTCGCAACCTCAAGGAGACCACACAAACGAACGCTGAACAGGATTGGTTGAAAACCAACATCGCGAAATTCACACGCCTCTTGCAAGGTCAACGCGATTTGCTGGAAGTTTCAAAATTGACGCTTTCGGAACTTGCGCCACTTGTCGGCGCGCAGCACGGCATCTTCTACATTATCGAAACCGATGAAGAGGGCGAGATGGTATTGAAGATGAAGAGCAGTTATGGCTATCGCGAACGGCGGGTGATTTCCAATTCGCTAAGACTCGGCGAAAGCCTCGTCGGGCAAGCCGCACTGGAAAAGCAAAGAATATTGCTCACCAACGTGCCCGCCGATTATGTGCGCATCAATTCCGGTTTAGGAGAGGCATCGCCGCTTAACGTCATCATCCTGCCGGTGCTCTTTGAAGGCACCCCGAAAGCGGTTATCGAACTTGCGGCATTCGAGCGTTTCAACGCGACGCACCAATCATTCCTCGAACAGTTGACCGAAGGGTTGGGCATCGTCATCAATACCATTCAGGCGAGTACGCGAACCGAAGATTTGCTCAAACAATCACAATCGCTTGCCAAAGAATTGCAGAGCCAGCAGGAGATTCTCAAAAAAACCAACGAAGAACTCGAAGACAAAGCCCGCCTCCTGGAAGAACAGAAAATCGAAGTCGAGCAGAAGAATCAGGAGGTTGAACTCGCCAAGAGCGCGCTTGAAGAGAAAGCCGAACAACTGGCGCTCACCTCGAAATACAAATCGGAATTCCTGTCGAATATGTCACACGAGTTGCGCACGCCGTTGAATAGTTTATTGATTCTGGCGCAACAACTGGCGGAAAATCCGCAAGGCAATCTCGATGATAAGCAATGCGAATATGCGCGAACCATTCAAAACGCCGGGCACGATTTGCTTGCTTTGATTAATGACATCCTTGACCTGTCGAAGATTGAATCGGGCACCGTGACGCTTGACCTGCATGACCTGCCGTTCAATGAAGTACAAAAACAGATGGAGCGGGTATTCCGCCATCAGTTCGAGCGCAAAGGTTTGCAATATGAAATCGACCTCTCGAACAACCTTCCCAAGAAGATGTTTACGGACGCCAAACGTCTGCAACAAATCCTCAAGAATCTTTTGTCCAATGCTTTGAAATTTACCGAACGCGGCAAAGTGGTTTTGCATATCGAAAGAGCGACGGGCGGTTGGAGCAGTGACAATCGCTCATTGAATGAAGCCTCTGAAGTGATTGCCTTTGCGGTAGCCGATACCGGAATCGGCATCCCGCAACCGAAACAGAAAATTGTTTTTGAGGCGTTCCAACAGGCAGACGGCGGCACCAGTCGAAAATACGGCGGCACCGGGTTGGGATTGGCAATCAGTCGCGAACTGGCGCAATTGCTCGGCGGTGAGATGGTTTTGCAAAGTGAAATCGGCGAAGGCAGCACTTTTACGCTCTACTTACCGTTGCGATACACCCCGCAAACGGCGATGCAGAGTAATCGTCGGATTCAGGATTTTGTCAATCGGGTTGCTGAATCAGCGCCGATACAAGAGATGTTGTCTCAGGTTGACCTGGCATTCGGCGAATTACCCGACGACCGCGAAAAAATCGAACCCGGCGATCTGGTTCTGCTCATCGTTGAAGATGATTACAATTATGCGCGCATTCTCCACCAGGCAGCAAAACAGGAAGGGTTCAAAAGCATTATTGCTGAGTCTGGCGAATCGGCGCTGCAATTTACCGAGCATTACCGACCGACCGCCATCACCCTCGACATCAATCTGCCGGATATGAATGGCTGGGTGCTGCTTGACCGTTTGAAAGTCAATCTGAATACGCGACACATACCGGTTCGCGTGTTATCCATAACCGCGCTCGAAAAGACCCATTGGGCACAAGGATACGCGGTTTTGGATCAAAGCGATAAACCAACCAGTATCGAAGGCGTCGCCGAAGTTATTAAACAAATCAAAGATTATGTTCAAAAACCCCAGAAACACCTGGTTATTGTCGGGCAGGACGGAGATACACACCGCGACAATCTGGAAATTTCCGATAGCGGAGATATACAGGTTTCCGTTGCTTCATCTTTGGAAGATGGCATTGCAACTTTGAGTAAAGACAATGCCGACTGTTTGCTGGTTGATGCCGGGCTGCCGGATAAAGCCGCGCTTCGGTTACTGGAATCGATTGTCAAACAGCCGATGTTGAGGCGCATTCCTGTCATCATGCAGGGGCACCCGGATTTGACCAAACAGGAAGAGAAGAAATTGAAACGGCTGATGGAGCAATTGACCGTTAAAGAGGTCTTGTCAGAGGAACGATTATTTGCCGAAACCGCGTTGTTTTTGCATCGGTCAGCGACGAATTTTTCGGAAGCCAAACGCCGGTTGCTTTTCGATTTGTTCAGTCCCAATCAAATGCTCGCCGGTAAAAAAATTCTCATCGTCGATGATGACATCAGAAATATTTTTGCCTTAACCAGCCTGCTGGAAACTTACAACATCGAGGTGCTTTCGACTGACAATGGTAAAAGCGCAATAAATATTCTGAAACAGACGCCAGACATTAGCGTGATTTTGATGGATATGATGATGCCTGAATACGATGGCTATCAAACCATGAGTGAAATTCGCTCGTTGGAAAATTACCGACAACTGCCGATTATTGCGATTACTGCGAAAGCCATGAAAGGTGACCGGCAAAAATGTATTGATGCAGGAGCTTCCGATTACATTGCCAAACCGGTGAATACCGATCAGTTGTTGTCGGCATTAAGAGTTTGGGCATATCGATAG